In Amycolatopsis sulphurea, one genomic interval encodes:
- a CDS encoding MFS transporter, which produces MPSRSRLPDEDCWPLVAVAGLVSFVAMLDMNIVNVGLADIAAAFEISPGAAQWAALGYQLPVVALLLPAGRWLDQVGMRPALLAALTGFTVFSVSSAISAWPAWLFVSRVGQGIFGAVLFVLMPVVAARAVRAETRGRAMSVPATLGPLGAVAGPAVGGLLLDAFGWRSIFLVKIPFCVLAFLLARRHAPNGGALRAPDRRAWVNGGLAAAALTAVLLALTFGGTDQRWLLLLAVAVVPLAWWLKGSGAGPVRALLRDTGPGRVTIAVLALAAAFGAMNYLVALHLQRADGISAAQTGLTVLVFSAAMAVLGPVGGRLADHWGTRRTAVAGAALTAAGLLLLLPLGETWHPADVAWRLAIAGAGLGLYGGPAQLLVLTSAAPGGMNTAGAVVQLGRSLGFTLGPALATTTWALSGYGPNVLAGLVFAAVAACAAVPLLAFRPAVPAHS; this is translated from the coding sequence ATGCCGTCACGCTCACGCCTGCCCGACGAGGACTGCTGGCCGTTGGTCGCGGTCGCCGGGCTCGTGTCCTTCGTCGCCATGCTCGACATGAACATCGTCAACGTCGGCCTGGCCGACATCGCCGCCGCGTTCGAGATCTCGCCCGGTGCCGCGCAGTGGGCGGCACTGGGCTACCAGCTGCCGGTGGTCGCGCTGCTGCTACCGGCCGGGCGCTGGCTCGACCAGGTCGGTATGCGGCCCGCGCTGCTGGCCGCGCTGACCGGCTTCACGGTGTTCAGCGTCTCGTCCGCGATCTCGGCGTGGCCCGCGTGGCTGTTCGTTTCCCGCGTGGGACAAGGGATCTTCGGCGCGGTGCTGTTCGTGCTCATGCCGGTCGTCGCCGCCCGGGCCGTGCGGGCCGAGACCCGCGGGCGGGCGATGAGCGTCCCGGCGACGCTCGGCCCGTTGGGCGCCGTGGCCGGTCCCGCGGTCGGCGGTCTGCTGCTGGACGCGTTCGGCTGGCGATCGATCTTCCTGGTCAAGATCCCGTTCTGCGTCCTGGCCTTCCTGCTGGCGCGGCGCCATGCGCCGAACGGTGGAGCACTGCGGGCACCCGACCGGCGGGCCTGGGTGAACGGCGGCCTGGCCGCCGCCGCGCTCACCGCGGTGCTGCTGGCGCTGACCTTCGGCGGAACCGACCAGCGCTGGCTGCTCCTGCTCGCGGTCGCCGTCGTACCGCTCGCGTGGTGGCTCAAGGGATCGGGCGCCGGACCGGTACGGGCCTTGCTTCGGGATACGGGCCCGGGCCGCGTCACCATCGCGGTGCTGGCCCTGGCGGCGGCGTTCGGCGCGATGAACTACCTCGTCGCCCTGCACCTGCAACGCGCCGACGGGATCAGCGCCGCGCAGACGGGACTGACCGTGCTGGTCTTCTCCGCGGCGATGGCGGTCCTCGGGCCGGTCGGCGGCAGGCTCGCCGACCACTGGGGCACCCGCCGCACCGCGGTCGCCGGCGCCGCCCTCACCGCGGCCGGACTGCTCCTCCTGCTCCCGCTCGGCGAGACCTGGCACCCGGCGGACGTCGCGTGGCGGCTCGCCATCGCCGGCGCAGGCCTGGGTCTCTACGGAGGCCCGGCCCAGTTGCTCGTGCTCACCTCGGCCGCCCCTGGGGGGATGAACACCGCGGGCGCGGTCGTGCAGCTCGGCCGCAGCCTCGGCTTCACCCTCGGCCCCGCCCTCGCCACGACGACCTGGGCGTTGAGCGGCTACGGCCCGAACGTCCTGGCGGGACTCGTCTTCGCCGCCGTGGCCGCCTGCGCGGCCGTTCCTTTGCTTGCGTTTCGCCCGGCTGTGCCGGCTCACTCCTGA
- a CDS encoding cytochrome P450 family protein has translation MSLPEEPIPLYGAEYKTDPYPLYTAMRDKCPVHRVGFPSGVNAWLVTGYDAAHATLNDRRLGKNHRLGNDGWRALASIMPEPQHSQLQVHLLHQDPPKHTAMRKLVLDAFAPRRVESLRPRFQEIAGTLVTEFPADGPLDLVTLFAAKFPFLVLAETIGLSPALAKDFRREWGKVVAPVGPKDPRRPEYERLLHELQTYITDVVADNRETGGDGLLAGLVTAHTQGALSKEELDSMIFQLLVAGQEPVTNQITTMLVALLRHPSQLARLRAAPELLPQAVEELLRYDSAFELTTWRFLAEDDGLHGRHVPAGDSIIVSLCAANRDPGQFPNPDELDFDRSPNPHLAFGHGIHFCPGAALARAELQIALGTLLARLPRFRLAVPDADLKWVPAVLGRGVSSLPVTTD, from the coding sequence ATGTCGCTGCCCGAAGAACCCATCCCGCTGTACGGCGCCGAGTACAAAACCGACCCCTACCCGCTCTACACCGCGATGCGGGACAAGTGCCCGGTGCACCGCGTCGGATTCCCCAGTGGCGTCAACGCCTGGCTCGTGACCGGCTACGACGCCGCCCACGCCACCCTCAACGACCGCCGCCTGGGCAAGAACCACCGCCTCGGCAACGACGGCTGGCGCGCGCTGGCGTCGATCATGCCCGAACCCCAGCACTCCCAGCTGCAGGTCCACCTGCTGCACCAGGACCCGCCGAAGCACACGGCCATGCGCAAGCTCGTCCTGGACGCTTTCGCGCCGCGCCGCGTGGAATCCCTGAGGCCGCGGTTCCAGGAGATCGCCGGCACCCTCGTCACCGAGTTCCCCGCCGACGGACCACTGGACCTGGTCACGCTGTTTGCCGCGAAGTTCCCGTTCCTCGTGCTGGCCGAGACGATCGGCTTGTCTCCGGCGCTGGCCAAGGACTTCCGCCGTGAGTGGGGCAAGGTCGTGGCCCCGGTCGGCCCGAAGGACCCGCGACGCCCCGAGTACGAACGGCTCCTGCACGAGCTGCAGACCTACATCACCGACGTCGTCGCGGACAACCGCGAAACCGGCGGCGACGGACTGCTCGCCGGACTCGTCACCGCACACACCCAGGGCGCCCTGAGCAAGGAAGAGCTGGACTCGATGATCTTCCAGCTCCTGGTCGCCGGACAGGAACCGGTCACCAACCAGATCACCACGATGCTCGTCGCGCTCCTGCGCCACCCTTCGCAACTCGCGCGGCTGCGCGCGGCACCCGAGCTGCTCCCGCAAGCCGTCGAAGAACTCCTGCGCTATGACAGCGCGTTCGAGCTGACCACCTGGCGCTTCCTCGCCGAAGACGACGGCCTCCACGGCCGCCACGTCCCCGCCGGCGACTCGATCATCGTTTCGCTCTGCGCCGCCAACCGCGACCCCGGCCAGTTCCCCAACCCCGACGAGCTGGACTTCGACCGCAGCCCCAACCCGCACCTCGCCTTCGGCCACGGCATCCACTTCTGCCCCGGCGCCGCCCTCGCCCGCGCCGAACTGCAGATCGCCCTCGGCACGCTGCTCGCCCGGCTGCCCCGGTTCCGCCTCGCCGTCCCCGACGCGGACCTGAAGTGGGTTCCCGCCGTCCTCGGCCGCGGCGTGAGCAGCCTGCCGGTCACGACCGACTGA
- a CDS encoding L-tyrosine/L-tryptophan isonitrile synthase family protein, translating into MLTTTLAEDVLDLLLPHRRGTDDAPRSAFTPQLDRIRGFVDADEPIVFTLPGFPCKSPNPAKVLGRLPDAGERLALQFLDTLCTRITELHPPGAWMLICSDGHVFGDLIGVPDDHIDAYSAELRTLVTTEHFGTFDLRDVFGDASCDEKRVRIEAEYAPTVDEVRAEVKRDEDALRLYRGITRFLFEDSADFDGSRSALQRRCRDRAYGVVRRSAAWARVVEHHYPDAVRLSIHPQPAGSPKFGIRLLDAPDIWTTPWHSCLVQHADGRTELLPLTQAELLGTVVHRDGRPDYVLAR; encoded by the coding sequence ATGCTCACCACCACGCTCGCCGAAGACGTCCTCGACCTTCTCCTGCCCCATCGTCGCGGCACCGACGACGCGCCGCGGTCCGCGTTCACCCCGCAGCTCGACCGGATCCGGGGGTTCGTCGACGCGGACGAGCCGATCGTGTTCACCCTGCCGGGCTTCCCCTGCAAGTCCCCCAACCCGGCCAAGGTCCTCGGTCGGCTCCCCGACGCCGGCGAACGCCTCGCGCTGCAGTTCCTCGACACGCTCTGCACGCGGATCACCGAACTCCACCCGCCGGGTGCCTGGATGCTGATCTGCTCCGACGGTCACGTCTTCGGCGATCTGATCGGCGTCCCCGACGACCACATAGACGCCTACTCAGCCGAGCTGCGCACGCTCGTGACCACCGAGCACTTCGGCACCTTCGACCTGCGCGACGTCTTCGGCGACGCCTCCTGCGACGAAAAACGTGTCCGGATCGAAGCCGAGTACGCCCCCACCGTCGATGAGGTCCGCGCCGAGGTCAAACGCGACGAAGATGCCTTGCGGCTCTATCGCGGCATCACCCGGTTCCTCTTCGAAGACAGCGCGGACTTCGACGGCAGCCGCTCGGCCCTGCAACGCCGGTGCCGGGACCGCGCGTACGGTGTCGTTCGGCGCAGCGCCGCCTGGGCACGCGTGGTCGAGCACCACTACCCGGATGCCGTCCGGCTGTCGATCCACCCGCAGCCGGCCGGGTCGCCGAAGTTCGGCATCCGCCTGCTCGACGCCCCCGACATCTGGACGACCCCATGGCACTCGTGCCTCGTCCAGCACGCGGACGGCCGCACCGAGCTGCTTCCCCTCACACAGGCCGAGCTGCTCGGCACCGTGGTCCACCGGGACGGGCGTCCCGATTACGTCCTGGCCCGCTGA
- a CDS encoding FecCD family ABC transporter permease gives MTVRPEVRSRASGVLGGIPIAVILVVLAGALVVSALVAVGLGPVAIAPGEVTSIVGAHLAGRGGPGASDFIVWNLRVPRVLQGVFVGAGLAVAGLLTQAMVRNPLGEPFILGLTSGAGVGAVLVLTTIGAGVAGLLTLPLAAFGGAVATALVVFGFSRTAGRIQAGRMVMTGIAIGQLLAGVISFLLLRTHDVDAQQQILFWILGSLAGAQWPLALTCSAVVLVLVVVSAAGAGRLNLLVLGDDGAASLGLDAARARAVLLVIVALLTGTVVAVSGSIGFIGLIVPNLARLLVGADHRRALPVTALLGALVIVWADTAARLVLAPTELPIGILTAAIGVPLFLVVLRRSAAGTVGLS, from the coding sequence GTGACAGTGCGTCCGGAGGTCCGGTCCCGGGCTAGCGGTGTGCTCGGCGGGATCCCGATCGCGGTGATCCTCGTTGTGCTCGCCGGGGCGCTGGTGGTCTCGGCGCTGGTCGCAGTCGGCCTCGGGCCGGTGGCCATCGCGCCCGGCGAGGTGACGTCCATCGTGGGTGCCCACCTCGCCGGGCGCGGCGGCCCCGGGGCGTCCGACTTCATCGTGTGGAACCTGCGCGTGCCACGGGTGCTGCAGGGCGTGTTCGTCGGCGCGGGACTGGCCGTCGCCGGTCTGCTGACCCAGGCGATGGTCCGCAATCCTCTCGGGGAGCCCTTCATCCTCGGGCTCACTTCGGGAGCGGGCGTCGGTGCTGTGCTCGTGCTGACCACGATCGGCGCCGGCGTAGCCGGGCTGCTCACCCTGCCGCTGGCCGCGTTCGGCGGTGCGGTCGCCACCGCGCTCGTGGTGTTCGGGTTTTCCCGCACGGCGGGGCGGATCCAGGCCGGGCGGATGGTGATGACCGGGATCGCGATCGGGCAGCTGCTGGCCGGGGTGATCTCCTTCCTGCTGCTGCGCACGCACGACGTCGACGCGCAGCAGCAGATCCTGTTCTGGATCCTCGGCAGCCTCGCCGGTGCCCAGTGGCCACTGGCCCTGACCTGTTCGGCGGTCGTCCTGGTCCTGGTGGTCGTGTCGGCCGCCGGTGCGGGCCGGCTGAACCTGCTGGTGCTGGGCGACGACGGCGCCGCCTCACTCGGGCTCGACGCCGCTCGCGCCCGCGCGGTGCTGCTGGTGATCGTCGCGCTGCTGACCGGGACGGTCGTCGCGGTGTCGGGCAGCATCGGGTTCATCGGGCTGATCGTGCCCAACCTGGCCCGCCTGCTCGTCGGAGCCGACCACCGCCGCGCGCTGCCGGTGACGGCGCTGCTCGGCGCGCTCGTGATCGTCTGGGCCGACACCGCCGCCCGGCTCGTGCTGGCCCCGACCGAGCTGCCGATCGGCATTCTGACCGCGGCTATCGGGGTGCCGTTGTTCCTGGTGGTCCTGCGCCGCAGCGCGGCGGGAACGGTGGGCTTGTCGTGA
- a CDS encoding ABC transporter substrate-binding protein, which translates to MRALRWTATTVAVLFGLTACGSADPATPAAAPSSAPPTSMSMDGHPQAPACPEPPQLSSPPRRVVTMDGGAAAILERLGVGDQIVGTAAPDFFKAFTGDEAAKLAKIKVIDPGQGNAEAVIAAKPDLVIGISSYSFGGFDGTPSVDQLAKAGAKSLVACDTNKGTAVKDLAATTTFVQQVAKVFGVEQRGAELVSQITAAVDKVKSTAGTPVRVLALSTPPAAGQPVMAQGGTGLANGVITLAGGKNIAEDALQDFANLSAEEVVKRDPQAIVVVSGFAPGSDEDLLNSIRSSPVLAGTVAVRENRFAVVPQSILLSPSVLNGDAVAKIAEALHK; encoded by the coding sequence GTGAGAGCACTGCGCTGGACGGCCACCACCGTGGCCGTCCTCTTCGGACTGACAGCGTGCGGCAGCGCTGATCCGGCCACGCCCGCCGCGGCGCCGTCCTCGGCACCGCCCACCTCCATGAGCATGGACGGGCACCCGCAGGCCCCGGCCTGCCCGGAGCCACCGCAGCTGTCCTCGCCGCCGCGGCGGGTGGTCACGATGGACGGCGGCGCGGCCGCGATCCTCGAGCGTCTGGGCGTCGGCGACCAGATCGTCGGAACCGCCGCGCCGGACTTCTTCAAGGCCTTCACCGGGGACGAAGCGGCGAAGCTGGCGAAGATCAAGGTGATCGACCCCGGCCAGGGCAACGCCGAAGCCGTGATCGCGGCCAAGCCCGACCTGGTCATCGGCATCTCCAGCTACAGCTTCGGCGGGTTCGACGGCACCCCGAGTGTCGATCAGCTCGCCAAGGCCGGGGCGAAGTCGCTGGTCGCCTGCGACACGAACAAGGGCACGGCGGTCAAGGACCTGGCCGCGACGACGACCTTTGTCCAGCAGGTGGCCAAGGTCTTCGGCGTCGAGCAGCGCGGCGCCGAGCTGGTTTCCCAGATCACCGCGGCGGTCGACAAGGTCAAGAGCACGGCGGGCACGCCGGTGCGGGTGCTCGCGCTGTCCACGCCACCCGCGGCCGGGCAGCCGGTGATGGCCCAGGGCGGGACCGGGCTGGCCAACGGCGTCATCACCCTGGCAGGTGGCAAGAACATCGCCGAGGACGCCTTACAGGACTTCGCGAACCTCAGTGCTGAGGAGGTCGTCAAGCGCGACCCGCAGGCGATCGTCGTGGTCTCCGGCTTCGCTCCGGGCAGCGACGAGGACCTGCTCAACTCCATCCGCAGCAGCCCGGTGCTCGCCGGGACGGTGGCGGTAAGGGAGAACCGGTTCGCTGTGGTGCCGCAGAGCATCCTGCTGTCTCCCAGCGTGCTCAACGGCGACGCGGTCGCGAAGATCGCCGAAGCGCTCCACAAGTGA
- the asnB gene encoding asparagine synthase (glutamine-hydrolyzing) has translation MCGITGWASYHRDTTPLAPVLDAMTATLTPRGPDAGGTWMSPTAALGHRRLSVLDLEGGVQPMTAGDIVLSYSGEVYNHHELRVELRRRGHEFRTRSDTEVVLHAYREWGPEVATRLEGMYAFAVWDEFRQQLVLIRDRLGVKPLYWAEIDGGLAFASEPKALFAHPELEPRVDGAGLREACSLLFSTGATLWQGVREVEPGGMVVLDRNGITESRYWQLDARPHNDDRDATIERVRELVDHAARTQLEADVPLCSLLSGGLDSSVITALIAGELRPEGERLRSYAVDYSDQAEQFTGDVLRTGHDTPFAAEAGAFIGTDHSTVVLDPMALLDPANRAAVVIARDSPIGVGDMDTSLYLLFGEIRKHSTVALSGEAADEVFGGYPWFHNPKALASPTFPWLLVTGDEAAVPLHPDVAAKLDIATFRDDTYRDALAAVPHLDAETPEEYRQREMQHLSLTRWLRQLLHRKDRLSMAQGLEVRVPYCDHRLVEYAFNAPWALKSFDGREKSLLRAAGRGLVPESVLTRPKNHYPATHHPEYNRGLQALAAAALSTRDGQVRDIVDETQIKPLLDAPAEGLEWGQRLRLERVVDLALWLDHHNPAITL, from the coding sequence ATGTGCGGAATCACCGGTTGGGCGTCCTACCACCGGGACACCACACCACTCGCGCCCGTGCTGGACGCGATGACCGCGACGCTGACCCCACGCGGACCGGACGCCGGTGGCACCTGGATGAGCCCGACCGCCGCGCTCGGGCACCGCCGCCTGTCGGTGCTCGACCTCGAAGGCGGCGTCCAGCCGATGACGGCCGGCGACATCGTCCTCAGCTACAGCGGCGAGGTCTACAACCACCATGAGCTCCGCGTCGAGCTGCGCCGCCGCGGCCACGAGTTCCGGACGCGCAGCGACACCGAGGTCGTCCTGCACGCCTACCGCGAATGGGGCCCGGAGGTCGCCACCCGGCTGGAAGGCATGTACGCCTTCGCCGTGTGGGACGAATTCCGGCAGCAGCTCGTGTTGATCCGTGACCGGCTCGGCGTGAAACCCCTGTACTGGGCCGAAATCGACGGGGGTCTCGCGTTCGCGTCCGAACCCAAGGCGCTGTTCGCCCACCCCGAGCTCGAACCCCGCGTCGACGGCGCCGGTCTGCGCGAGGCCTGCAGCCTGCTCTTCTCCACCGGCGCCACGCTCTGGCAGGGCGTCCGCGAGGTCGAGCCGGGTGGCATGGTCGTGCTGGACCGCAACGGGATCACCGAATCCCGTTACTGGCAGCTGGACGCGCGGCCGCACAACGACGACCGCGACGCCACGATCGAGCGGGTCCGCGAACTCGTCGACCACGCCGCCCGCACCCAGCTCGAAGCCGACGTCCCCCTGTGCAGCCTGCTCTCCGGCGGTCTCGACTCCAGCGTCATCACCGCCCTGATCGCCGGCGAGCTGCGTCCCGAAGGCGAACGCCTGCGCTCCTACGCCGTCGACTACAGCGACCAGGCCGAACAGTTCACCGGCGACGTCCTGCGCACCGGGCACGACACGCCGTTCGCCGCCGAGGCCGGCGCGTTCATCGGCACCGACCACTCCACCGTCGTCCTCGACCCGATGGCCTTGCTGGATCCGGCGAACCGCGCGGCGGTCGTCATTGCCCGGGACTCGCCGATCGGCGTCGGGGACATGGACACCTCGCTGTACCTGCTGTTCGGCGAGATCCGCAAACACTCCACCGTCGCGCTCTCCGGCGAGGCCGCCGACGAGGTGTTCGGCGGCTATCCCTGGTTCCACAACCCGAAAGCGCTTGCCTCGCCGACGTTCCCGTGGCTGCTGGTGACCGGCGACGAAGCCGCCGTGCCGCTGCACCCCGACGTCGCGGCGAAGCTGGACATCGCCACGTTCCGCGACGACACCTACCGCGATGCCCTCGCCGCCGTTCCCCACCTCGACGCCGAGACGCCGGAAGAGTACCGGCAACGCGAAATGCAGCACCTGTCCCTGACCCGTTGGCTGCGGCAGCTGCTGCACCGCAAGGACCGCCTCAGCATGGCCCAGGGCCTGGAAGTCCGCGTCCCGTACTGCGACCACCGGCTCGTCGAGTACGCATTCAACGCGCCCTGGGCGCTGAAGAGCTTCGACGGCCGGGAAAAGAGCCTTCTGCGTGCGGCCGGCCGGGGACTCGTGCCCGAGTCCGTGCTCACCCGGCCCAAGAACCACTACCCGGCCACCCACCACCCCGAATACAACCGCGGCCTGCAAGCGCTGGCCGCAGCCGCCTTGTCCACACGGGACGGTCAGGTCCGCGACATCGTCGACGAAACGCAGATCAAGCCGCTGCTGGACGCGCCCGCAGAAGGTCTCGAATGGGGACAGCGGCTGCGCTTGGAGCGCGTCGTCGACCTGGCCCTCTGGCTCGACCACCACAACCCCGCGATCACCCTGTGA